A window of Clostridium botulinum BKT015925 contains these coding sequences:
- a CDS encoding cupin domain-containing protein, with translation MKIALKKLFIQKNKLKLDAKYFIEKLKLKKHPEGGYYKQSFSSQDTIGRKQLWTSIYFLLNSEEVSHFHRLKSDELWYFHDGETLTIYMISPSGELIEKKLGLNIEQGEAPQVLVPKGYIFGSAINNEGFSLVGCMVSPGFQFNDFELFTRKELLEKYPYYKEIIKKLTVA, from the coding sequence ATGAAAATAGCTTTAAAAAAATTATTCATACAGAAAAATAAACTTAAGCTAGATGCAAAATATTTCATCGAAAAATTAAAGTTGAAGAAGCATCCGGAAGGAGGCTATTATAAACAATCTTTTTCATCTCAAGATACAATAGGCCGTAAACAATTATGGACTAGCATATATTTTTTATTAAATTCAGAAGAAGTATCTCATTTCCATAGATTAAAATCAGATGAACTTTGGTATTTTCATGATGGAGAAACACTTACAATATATATGATATCACCATCTGGTGAACTTATTGAAAAAAAATTGGGACTTAATATAGAACAAGGAGAAGCTCCTCAAGTATTAGTTCCTAAAGGATATATATTTGGTTCAGCCATAAATAATGAAGGATTTTCTTTAGTTGGATGTATGGTATCTCCAGGATTTCAATTTAATGATTTTGAACTTTTTACACGAAAAGAATTATTAGAAAAATATCCTTATTATAAAGAGATAATAAAAAAATTGACCGTAGCATAA
- a CDS encoding recombinase family protein — protein sequence MKAAIYSRKSKFTGKGDSIENQIQMCKDYGTKNLNIDKFYIYEDEGFSGGNINRPKFKALLSDIKKKKFDVLICYRLDRISRNVADFSSTLELLRSNDISFVSIKEQFDTSTPMGKAMVYIASVFAQLERETIAERVRDNMLELAKTGRWLGGQTPLGFKSKKIVYIDEEYKERSLYKLSPIMEELEIVKYIYSTYLETHSLRKTVSRLYDKRFKTKNGGDWGVSQVQNILVSPTYVKSSEEVKDFLISQGMSFAGEVNGNGIFLYNKKKGKTKHRDINEWIAAVGKHKGIIESDIWLEVQSLLSSKRFTRGRLGTGSNSLFSGLIKCGKCGSNMTIIHGGVSKGIRKHYYTCSLKRASKGSECNNSNLTVDITDQLLINHLKNIKVKDIKKELNDLYIKKNNTNEIQLIENRIKDEEKAIENLTMQLSTISNSIVSKPIINLLEKKTFELEKLKKQYKELKNNLTKEQLQIVDITNLTDNLNNFKNMIDTAKNIEQKKMLIKSVVENIIVLDGTIEINIKNAKPK from the coding sequence ATGAAGGCTGCAATATATAGTAGAAAATCGAAATTCACAGGTAAAGGAGATTCTATAGAAAACCAGATACAAATGTGTAAAGACTATGGAACTAAAAATTTAAATATAGATAAGTTTTATATATATGAAGATGAAGGATTTTCAGGTGGTAATATTAATAGACCTAAGTTTAAAGCACTACTTTCAGATATAAAAAAGAAAAAGTTTGATGTACTTATATGTTATAGACTAGATCGTATAAGCAGAAATGTAGCTGACTTCTCCTCTACCCTTGAATTACTTCGAAGTAATGATATTAGCTTTGTATCTATAAAAGAACAGTTTGATACTTCAACTCCAATGGGTAAAGCTATGGTATATATAGCTTCTGTATTTGCCCAACTTGAACGTGAAACTATAGCTGAACGTGTTAGAGATAACATGCTTGAACTTGCTAAAACAGGTAGATGGCTTGGAGGACAAACACCTTTAGGTTTTAAATCTAAAAAAATTGTATATATAGATGAAGAATATAAAGAAAGAAGCCTTTATAAGCTTTCACCTATTATGGAAGAACTTGAAATAGTAAAGTATATATATTCAACTTATCTTGAAACACACTCTCTTAGAAAAACTGTGTCTAGACTTTATGATAAAAGATTTAAAACAAAAAATGGTGGTGATTGGGGTGTGAGTCAAGTACAAAATATTTTGGTATCTCCAACTTATGTTAAATCTTCTGAAGAAGTAAAAGATTTTTTAATATCTCAAGGAATGAGTTTTGCTGGAGAAGTCAATGGAAATGGTATATTCCTATATAATAAAAAAAAAGGTAAAACAAAGCATAGAGACATTAACGAATGGATTGCAGCTGTAGGGAAACATAAGGGAATAATAGAATCTGATATCTGGCTTGAGGTACAATCCCTTTTAAGCTCAAAAAGATTTACAAGAGGGAGACTTGGTACAGGATCTAATTCTTTATTCTCAGGATTGATTAAATGTGGAAAATGTGGATCTAATATGACTATAATTCATGGTGGAGTTTCAAAAGGCATTAGAAAACATTATTATACTTGTTCATTGAAACGTGCTTCAAAAGGCAGTGAATGTAATAATAGTAATCTTACAGTAGATATAACAGATCAACTTCTTATAAATCATTTAAAGAATATTAAAGTAAAAGATATTAAAAAGGAACTAAATGATTTATATATAAAAAAAAATAATACTAATGAGATTCAACTAATTGAAAATCGGATTAAAGATGAAGAAAAAGCTATTGAAAACTTAACTATGCAGTTATCTACAATTTCAAACTCTATAGTATCTAAACCTATTATAAATTTATTGGAGAAGAAGACTTTTGAATTAGAGAAGTTGAAAAAGCAATATAAAGAACTCAAAAACAATTTGACAAAGGAACAATTACAGATAGTTGACATAACTAATCTTACTGATAATCTAAATAACTTTAAGAACATGATAGATACAGCTAAAAATATTGAACAGAAGAAGATGCTTATTAAATCAGTTGTAGAAAATATAATCGTACTTGATGGAACTATAGAGATTAACATAAAAAATGCTAAACCAAAATAG
- a CDS encoding sulfatase, whose protein sequence is MKILFLDLDTLRADHLGCYDYHRNTSPNIDSIAKDGVRFNNYYCSDAPCLPSRTALMSGRFGIHTGVVNHGGLAADFRLMGAERCARDTLAEESLPAFLRKQGFRTISISPFAERHSSWNFYAGFTEMYNTGKRGRESAEEITPLALDWIKRNKDKDNWFLHVNYWDPHTPYRAPKEFGNPFEDDPIPEWITEDVFKDHWKNKVGPHGAREINLFDSNSYPDFPRYKTELKNLNDVKDCFDGYDCGIRHMDNNIGQILYMLKEEGIYDDLAIIVTADHGEAIGELGIYGEHSVADYSTTHIPMIIKWPGAQKGYVDEGLHYNLDLAPTLAEIFQQEKLSSWDGQSYAQSIFNRTDTGRDNLILGQCSHVCQRSVRFNNWLYIRTYHDGFHLFPKEMLFDIEKDPYEQHDVAKLNPDVCKEATYRLTNWHDDMMMTMKYDVDPLWTVIKEGGPFHAKGELKKYCERLKKTDRSFAVEELKRRHPKEFI, encoded by the coding sequence ATGAAGATTTTATTTTTAGATTTAGATACCCTTCGCGCAGATCATCTAGGCTGTTATGACTATCACAGAAATACTTCTCCTAATATTGATTCTATTGCAAAGGATGGAGTCAGATTTAATAATTATTATTGTTCTGATGCTCCTTGTTTACCATCACGTACTGCTTTAATGAGTGGAAGGTTTGGTATCCATACAGGTGTTGTAAATCACGGAGGCTTAGCTGCCGATTTTCGTTTAATGGGTGCCGAAAGATGCGCTAGAGATACCTTAGCTGAGGAAAGTCTACCAGCATTTTTAAGAAAACAAGGTTTTAGAACTATAAGCATAAGTCCTTTTGCTGAACGTCATAGTTCTTGGAACTTTTACGCCGGTTTTACCGAAATGTATAACACAGGAAAACGCGGAAGAGAATCAGCTGAAGAAATAACTCCCCTAGCACTAGATTGGATCAAAAGAAATAAAGATAAAGATAATTGGTTTTTGCATGTGAATTACTGGGATCCTCATACTCCGTATAGAGCACCTAAAGAATTTGGAAATCCCTTTGAAGATGATCCAATACCAGAATGGATAACCGAAGATGTATTTAAGGATCATTGGAAAAATAAAGTAGGCCCTCATGGTGCTCGTGAAATTAATTTATTTGACAGTAATTCCTACCCTGATTTTCCTCGTTATAAAACAGAACTAAAAAATTTAAATGATGTAAAAGATTGTTTTGATGGATATGATTGTGGAATACGACATATGGATAATAACATAGGACAAATTTTGTACATGTTAAAAGAAGAAGGAATATATGATGATTTAGCAATAATAGTAACAGCTGATCATGGAGAAGCTATTGGCGAATTAGGAATATACGGAGAACATTCCGTGGCTGATTACAGTACTACTCACATTCCTATGATAATTAAATGGCCTGGAGCACAAAAAGGATATGTAGATGAAGGTTTACATTATAATCTGGATTTAGCCCCTACCCTTGCAGAAATTTTTCAACAAGAAAAACTTTCAAGTTGGGATGGGCAAAGTTATGCTCAATCCATATTTAATCGTACTGATACTGGTAGGGACAACCTTATATTAGGACAATGCTCCCATGTTTGTCAAAGATCAGTTCGTTTTAATAATTGGCTATATATTCGTACTTATCATGATGGATTCCATTTATTTCCTAAAGAAATGCTTTTCGATATCGAAAAAGATCCTTATGAGCAACATGATGTTGCTAAATTAAATCCTGATGTTTGTAAGGAGGCTACGTATAGATTAACAAATTGGCATGATGATATGATGATGACTATGAAATATGATGTAGATCCACTATGGACTGTTATTAAAGAAGGTGGTCCTTTTCATGCTAAAGGTGAATTAAAAAAATATTGTGAAAGACTAAAAAAAACAGATAGAAGTTTTGCAGTAGAAGAACTTAAAAGAAGACACCCTAAAGAGTTTATTTAA
- a CDS encoding IS256-like element ISCbo4 family transposase: MRNFEVPDFDYKEEVKKCKSLDDVMGKNGLIQRMLKDVIQNILEAEMEDHLGRDKYERNSENNSKNYRNGYSKKNIRSSFGDIDVDIPRDRNAEFEPKVIKKYETVCNELDKKVIGLYARGMSTRDIQAEIEDLYGITISPSMVSKITDKVIGAATAWQNRTLDRIYPIVYMDAMHFKVRDDNRIVSKAAYICMAYDMSGHKDILGIWVGESEGAKFWLSVCNDLKNRGVKQILIACMDGLRGLPDAIKTVYPEVSIQTCIVHQIRNSLKYIASKDKKEFIKDLKLIYKATTEELALLELDNLKEKWGSKYGIVIDSWYNNWDNLSTFFEFSPEIRKMIYTTNALEGFNRQIRKFTKTRTVFPTDESLKKSLYLATMEIMEKWTSPRQNWALTLGQLTITFGNKIDEFLA, encoded by the coding sequence ATGAGAAATTTTGAAGTACCTGATTTTGATTACAAAGAAGAAGTTAAGAAATGCAAAAGTTTAGATGATGTTATGGGTAAAAACGGATTAATACAAAGAATGTTAAAAGACGTTATTCAAAATATATTGGAAGCAGAAATGGAAGATCATTTGGGAAGAGATAAATATGAAAGAAATTCTGAAAATAATAGTAAAAATTATCGCAATGGCTATAGTAAAAAGAATATACGCAGTAGCTTTGGAGATATAGATGTAGATATTCCAAGGGATAGAAATGCTGAATTCGAACCAAAAGTAATTAAAAAGTATGAAACTGTTTGCAATGAACTAGACAAAAAGGTTATTGGTCTTTATGCACGGGGTATGTCTACACGTGATATACAAGCGGAAATAGAAGACCTTTATGGGATTACTATATCACCATCAATGGTATCAAAAATCACTGATAAGGTAATTGGCGCAGCCACTGCGTGGCAAAACAGAACATTGGATAGAATTTATCCTATAGTATATATGGATGCTATGCATTTTAAAGTAAGAGATGACAATAGAATTGTTAGTAAAGCAGCATACATATGTATGGCATATGATATGAGTGGTCATAAAGATATTTTAGGTATTTGGGTTGGAGAATCCGAAGGAGCGAAGTTTTGGTTGTCAGTATGCAATGATTTGAAGAATAGAGGTGTTAAACAAATACTAATTGCATGTATGGATGGGCTTAGAGGTTTACCAGATGCTATAAAAACCGTTTATCCAGAAGTAAGTATACAAACATGTATAGTACATCAAATTAGAAATTCTCTGAAATACATAGCGTCAAAAGATAAGAAAGAATTCATTAAAGATTTAAAATTAATTTATAAAGCAACTACCGAAGAGCTAGCGCTCCTAGAACTTGATAATCTCAAGGAAAAATGGGGTTCTAAGTACGGTATAGTTATTGATTCTTGGTATAATAATTGGGATAATTTATCCACATTCTTCGAATTTTCACCTGAGATTAGAAAAATGATATATACTACAAATGCCCTAGAAGGATTTAATAGACAGATTAGAAAATTTACTAAAACCAGAACCGTATTTCCTACGGATGAATCCTTAAAAAAGTCATTATATCTAGCAACCATGGAGATAATGGAAAAATGGACTTCACCAAGACAAAATTGGGCTCTTACACTAGGTCAATTAACAATTACATTTGGTAATAAAATAGATGAATTTTTAGCATAA
- a CDS encoding thiol-activated cytolysin family protein, which produces MKTIKKKLRLVAQVMVVIMIIGLTYTGNFNNNIVLADTNDQSSNTKDTSNKENEKLETEKSGQPVKPNDQTSQIKDEKTKKNSEEIDEKIYGLSYDPKKILTSNGEKIENFVPAEGYEDSDKYVVIKREKKSITDSTADISIIDSINDRTYPGAIQLANKNLIENKPDLVSCERKPITISVDLPGMTNDGKKVVKSPTYSSVNSAINSILDTWNTKYSQKYTIPTRVSYSDTMVYSKSQLSTMLGCNFKAIDKSLNIDFNSIFKGQKKVMVVAYKQIFYTVSVDAPNRPSDVFGDNVTFNELTLKGLNNTNPPAYVSNVAYGRTIYVKLETTSKSGNVKAAFKALIDNQDISSNAEYKDILNQSSFTATVLGGGAQEHNKIVTKDFDEIRNVIKNNSVYSPQNPGYPISYTTTFLKDNHIASVNNKTEYVETTATEYNNGKIVLDHSGAYVAQFQLTWDEVSYDKQGNEIIEHKGWSGNNTDKTAHFNTEIYLKGNARNISVKIKECTGLAWEWWRTIVDVKNIPLVKERTFYIWGTTLYPKHSIEEK; this is translated from the coding sequence ATGAAAACTATCAAAAAAAAGTTAAGATTAGTAGCGCAAGTTATGGTAGTTATTATGATTATTGGATTAACATATACCGGTAATTTTAATAATAATATTGTACTAGCTGATACAAATGATCAAAGTAGTAATACTAAAGATACTAGTAACAAGGAAAATGAAAAATTAGAAACCGAGAAAAGTGGACAACCAGTTAAACCAAATGATCAAACTTCACAAATAAAAGATGAAAAAACTAAAAAAAATAGTGAAGAAATAGATGAAAAAATTTATGGATTATCTTATGATCCAAAAAAGATTCTAACATCGAACGGAGAAAAGATTGAAAATTTTGTACCGGCTGAAGGTTATGAAGATTCTGATAAATATGTTGTAATAAAACGTGAAAAGAAAAGTATTACAGATTCCACAGCAGACATCTCAATAATAGATTCAATAAACGATAGAACTTATCCTGGTGCTATACAACTTGCAAACAAGAATCTTATAGAAAATAAGCCAGACTTGGTTTCATGTGAAAGAAAACCAATTACTATAAGCGTTGACTTACCTGGTATGACTAATGATGGTAAAAAGGTTGTTAAATCACCTACTTATTCTTCAGTTAATTCTGCAATAAATTCTATATTAGATACTTGGAATACAAAATATTCACAAAAATATACTATTCCTACAAGAGTTAGCTATTCTGATACCATGGTATATAGTAAGTCTCAATTATCAACAATGCTTGGATGCAATTTTAAAGCTATAGATAAGTCCTTAAACATAGATTTCAACTCTATATTTAAAGGTCAAAAAAAAGTTATGGTTGTTGCTTACAAGCAAATATTTTATACAGTAAGTGTAGATGCGCCTAATCGCCCATCAGATGTGTTTGGAGATAATGTTACATTTAATGAGCTAACTTTAAAAGGATTAAACAATACCAATCCTCCTGCATATGTTTCAAATGTTGCATATGGTAGAACAATATATGTAAAACTTGAGACAACATCTAAGAGTGGAAATGTTAAAGCAGCATTTAAAGCATTAATTGATAATCAAGACATAAGCAGTAATGCAGAATATAAAGATATATTAAATCAAAGTTCATTTACAGCTACTGTTTTGGGTGGAGGAGCTCAAGAACATAATAAAATAGTTACTAAAGATTTTGATGAAATAAGAAATGTTATTAAAAATAATTCTGTATATAGTCCACAAAATCCAGGATATCCAATTTCATATACTACTACATTTTTAAAAGACAATCATATAGCATCTGTAAACAATAAAACAGAGTATGTAGAAACAACAGCAACAGAATACAATAATGGTAAAATAGTACTTGACCATAGTGGAGCATATGTAGCTCAATTCCAACTAACATGGGATGAAGTTAGCTATGATAAACAAGGAAATGAAATAATTGAGCATAAAGGATGGTCAGGAAATAATACTGATAAAACAGCTCATTTCAATACAGAGATCTATTTAAAAGGAAATGCAAGAAATATTTCTGTAAAAATAAAAGAGTGCACAGGACTTGCATGGGAATGGTGGAGAACCATTGTAGATGTTAAAAATATACCTCTTGTAAAAGAAAGAACTTTCTATATATGGGGTACAACTCTATATCCTAAACATTCTATAGAGGAAAAATAA